Within the Bradyrhizobium cosmicum genome, the region AATCAGCCGTTCCGGAACATCGATCAGGACATCCTCGCCCACCAGATAGAAATGCGGATGCACGCTGGTATTGGTGTCGAAGAAGGATCTCGATCCGTCCGGTCCGATTCGGCGCAGCAGGCCCGCCTGCGTGAACTGATTCAGCGTGTTGTAGACCGTCGCCAGTGAAAGCTCGATGTTGGCCTCGACCGCCTCGCCATAGAGCATTTCGGCAGTGACATGGCGATCGCCTCTGGCAAACAGCAATTCGCCAAGCATCACCCGCTGGCGTGTCGGTCGCAGCCCCGCATCCCGCAACCGCCGTGCACAACCAGGCCCGTCGGCATCAAGCCGCCCGCATCCCGCTTCGGACTCCGCGTCAGCAACGGACTCCTGATATTTGTCGCCAGAGAACAGGTCCATGTGAGCTTGCCTCACGCTCGCCGATCCCCGGCCGGATCGACATGATCGTCGGCGCCGCGCAGATATTCCCGGCGGCGCTCGGCCATGCGGCTCTCGCCGTTCTCTTCACCGAAGCAGAGATCGAAATCATTGCATTGCGTGCAGATGGGCGTCGTGCACATCACGAAGCCATCGTCCTCGCACAGCATGCGATAGAAGAAGCGCTTCCAGCGCATGTTCCGGGTATTGCGCGCCGCCAGAGGCGCGAAGTGCCGGGTCAGCAGACGGGACAATTCCGGGCGCTCACGCAATCCGAGATCTTCCCACAGATGGTTCGGCTCCATGGCGCGGCGTGCCACCATCGCCGCGAGCCAGCGGCCTATCTCGCCGTCGGTTGACCGCTGCGCGAGCAAGAGATCGCGCACCATGGCCGTCTCGTCGTCGCCGTCCCGATCGGACCTGGCACTCCAGGCAAATGCTCTCACCCCGGCCGACGGGAAGCATTGAGCCAGCAGCTCATTGAGGTCCTGCTCGGCGAGGCCCGACCGCTCGGCGATCTGGCCGCCATCCATCACCGAAGCAGCCAGGATGGACGCCAGCACGTGGCGATCGAAATCGTCGTTGTCGCGGATATCGGCATCCGCCGGGTCACGTCCGGTCAGCAGGCGGTAGAAGGCTCTTCCGGCGTGCGTCTCGCCGGCATCTGCCGGCGCGAACGGAAATGACGACACGTCGATCCGGCTCGCTTGTGCTGCAATCACGGAAGGCTCCGCTGCTGTCATTGTGAAGCCGATGCCGGCCTCCCCGGTCGGGGAGGCCGGCACGAGGGATCAGGCCGACATGGCGGCGAGTTCGGCGGCGGTCTTGCCGACGACGGACTCGTCCACCGCCTTCATGATGCCGTGCTCCATCAACATGTCCTCGAGCTCATCCATCGTGATCGGGGTCGGGATGATGCCCTTGCCGCCGTTGTTGTGGATCTTCTGCGCCAGCTTGCGATAGTGATCGGCCTGCTGGGACTCCGGCGCGTATTCCAGCACCGTCATGCGGCGCAGCTCCGCGTGCTGCACGATGTTGTCGCGCGGCACGAAGTAGATCAGCTGGGTGCCGAGCTTCTTCGCCAGCGCTTCCGCCAGTTCCAGCTCCTTGTCGGTCTGCCGTTCGTTGCAGACCAGGCCGCCGAGACGCACGCCGCCGGAATTGGCGTATTTCAGAATGCCCTTCGAGATGTTGTTGGCGGCATACATCGCCATCATCTCGCCGGACATCACGATGTAGATTTCCTGCGCCTTGTTCTCGCGGATCGGCATCGCGAAGCCGCCGCACACGACGTCGCCTAGAACGTCGTAGGACACGTAGTCGATGTCCTCGTAGGCACCGTTCTCCTCCAGGAAGTTGATCGAGGTGATGACGCCGCGGCCGGCGCATCCGACACCGGGCTCCGGACCGCCGGACTCGACGCAACGGATGTCGCGGTAGCCGACCTTCATCACGTCCTCGATTTCGAGGTCCTCGACGCTGCCGGCATTCGCCGCCAGGCTCAGGATG harbors:
- the irr gene encoding Fur family transcriptional regulator Irr, which codes for MDLFSGDKYQESVADAESEAGCGRLDADGPGCARRLRDAGLRPTRQRVMLGELLFARGDRHVTAEMLYGEAVEANIELSLATVYNTLNQFTQAGLLRRIGPDGSRSFFDTNTSVHPHFYLVGEDVLIDVPERLIVAQMPEALPGHEISRLDIIIHICRKPADI
- a CDS encoding nitrogen fixation protein NifQ, whose amino-acid sequence is MTAAEPSVIAAQASRIDVSSFPFAPADAGETHAGRAFYRLLTGRDPADADIRDNDDFDRHVLASILAASVMDGGQIAERSGLAEQDLNELLAQCFPSAGVRAFAWSARSDRDGDDETAMVRDLLLAQRSTDGEIGRWLAAMVARRAMEPNHLWEDLGLRERPELSRLLTRHFAPLAARNTRNMRWKRFFYRMLCEDDGFVMCTTPICTQCNDFDLCFGEENGESRMAERRREYLRGADDHVDPAGDRRA
- the nifH gene encoding nitrogenase iron protein yields the protein MSSLRQIAFYGKGGIGKSTTSQNTLAALAEMGHKILIVGCDPKADSTRLILHAKAQDTILSLAANAGSVEDLEIEDVMKVGYRDIRCVESGGPEPGVGCAGRGVITSINFLEENGAYEDIDYVSYDVLGDVVCGGFAMPIRENKAQEIYIVMSGEMMAMYAANNISKGILKYANSGGVRLGGLVCNERQTDKELELAEALAKKLGTQLIYFVPRDNIVQHAELRRMTVLEYAPESQQADHYRKLAQKIHNNGGKGIIPTPITMDELEDMLMEHGIMKAVDESVVGKTAAELAAMSA